The Populus nigra chromosome 4, ddPopNigr1.1, whole genome shotgun sequence genome contains the following window.
ctaaTACATATCACCTGTTAATATGTGTTTGTTCGCAGTCAAGTGTTTTCTTAGTTTTCATACTAATTAACTCTACAATGTTGTTCCAACTAACGATATTTGCTATGTGCCTACTGTTATTTGTCTTCGACTTCTTTACCTGGTGATCataaccatagttattaaacctggtcCAGGGGTTGACCCAGCCAAGGGGTAGGGTCctgggtttcatgggtcaacccggatcaacccaaaaaaattaaaaaaatatattttaagcttTAATATTtcagatgaaatttttttaaaaaaattcatgtgaatataagttatacatattgtaaataataaagtttaaaagaatatttttaaaaaacattatcccatattgaaaagatattatgttaagcttttaagttgaagtatttaaacaaaaaaagttatttatctcacattgaaaacataacttttttcttggaaacatagagtatatatactaatgggtttcaaatcccacattgaaaaaacataacttttttttttggaacatagagtatatatatgaaagggtttcaaatcccacattgaaaaaatattatgttatccctttaatttgaagtatttaaaccaaaaatttttttaccccacattaaaaaaacaatatttttttcttgtgaacataaaatatatatactgataggtttcaaatcttacattgaaaaaatataattttttttatgaacatagagtatatatactaatgtgtttcaaatcccacattgaaaaaacataacttttttcatgagaacatatagtatatatacgaaagggcttcaaatctcacattgaaaagatattatattatctctttaagttgaagtatttaaatcaaaaagtttttttatcccacgttgaaaaaacataacttttttcttggaaatataaggtatatatactaatgggtttcaaatcccatatttaaagaaaaaaatcaagtcttAATCAGGTCCTGAATCAACCTGTCAGACCGAGATGGGTTTAATAACCAGGATAATAACTATCGAAACTATAAGAAATTACAGTGTCATTAAACTCACTTTTTCAATAGTGTTCTTGTCCTGCCATTAGCTTTAGTTTTTGTCTCGTCGCTTATGTTTGCTTTTACTTTTCAATTGTCCAAATAAAAACCACAgggatatttttatcaaaaatcaaTACGATAGGGAGCTCTAGTGTCATCAGttgaatctaataaaaaaaaatgaataaaaacaagttttaattgtttaaatctccttgtaaagtaaaaataataaaaaattacatggatGTTTTCCATTTTTCAATAGGGTATTTGGTAAGTGCAAACGAATTGGAacttctttttgaaaaaaaataattattgctgAGAAAATTTACATAActcgttgatttttttgtaaaatcttcaTGGATTATTccccaaaattttattttttaatatagaagaaaaaaacttctaCCATGAATCTTGGTTGtgcaaaaacattataaaaatatataaaaactctattttaagCTATATAATAAACACCTTTCAAGCAACAATGCCTTCCAGAGACTTTTCATGTGCCAGGTTTCCTGAATGTagatagagataaaaaaaaaaaaaaaaacagaagaagcaaAGCTTGTTTGGgggtgaaaaataaataaaaatgaacatTAAAGAATCAATACAGTGAATTgtatttaagaatatatataaaagtgtgtgtgtgtatatatatatatatataaagagattgtgttatttatgttttccttgcagttttaaataaatttagatgtCTATagattaaattatctttaaaataattatacgaGTATGGAAAGATaatcataatttcattttttttcttttttaaatctaataagCGCTACCcgtctttcttttaatttgtcatGTACAGGAAAATGAACAAGATAGTGTTGTATTGATCCATGTGTGTATGGGTgagtaaaaaattttaaaaattgattaaatcaagaaaattaaaaaaaaataattgaaaaaactaaatcgtgaaaaaaatcgattaaaattttggaaaaatcaACCGGTTcgattttataagcctgaaactgaaaaaaccgaactggaaaaaaaccgagccaaaccggtttaaatcggtttttgtccaaaaaaatcaaaccaaaaccgatcggtttgaatcagtttcagttttttatataaaaaatttcaatttagttaccttttttataaaagaactaaaaataattatctacaTGTGTAGGCGTGGGgagtttgaatttaaaattataacataactTTAAATATACAAatgctttataattttcaaagatgCTATGTAGTCGTAGCATGATATTCAAGGTTATGAGACGGTGACATGATTTTCAAGTTTGTTATTGTGAGATATCTTATGTATCGACTACGAGGTATCTTACGATGATCTTCATAATTGACTTGCCTAACATGAAGataataaatagtttttaataataaaaaaattgtcacTTCTTGTAATAAAAGTCAAATAAATTTTGTTGCttaagttttgatttctaataACTTTTTTCGTGAAATATTATGACATAATGTATCATAAGATTGCATTAATtctcattttcataaaaaataaatatttgggtctattttagaaaaaaaaaacaatataagagAAAATAGCTTGGTTCGTCCTTGTATAACGAGTGAGTTTTTAATCTATTCTTATATAtctaattgtataaattaatttcttaataaaagATATTTCTCCAATAtgtcattttgtttattttttctattaaaagggtgtttggaaatataataacagttgtttttcaaagtattttttgtttggaaatacattaaaataatatttttttattttttaaaaattatttatgatatcaccacatcaaaattattggaaaacatcaaaaaatattaatttaaaaaaaaacataaaattttaaaaatacttttaaaacgcaaaaacaaataacccCGAACAAAAAAGTTATATGATGTAGAAAATGCTTCTTATTCCAAATAGAATAAATAGCtcacatgttctttttttttttagattaacataGGTGTCCGGGTTAGCttgtgcgcacctcgactaatctcacgggcttTGAAGTTAGCGATCATGTAAGCTTCTAGTGGTTCTGACTctgaggtttgtgagactcgatTTAGAGATCTCCAGGGAACAAATTTAGAATCTGATCAATTAAGTTACACCCTtcacatgtttttatattttaaaaatcgtGTTTAATAAgtacttgtatatataattgtttcaaTTATACCTTATTTTCTAGCTAATATATCAAAGGGAGGGTAGttcatgtaaaaattaaacttataaaTCACGAGCAATTCACCTGTAAATCttcaactaattttatttttttatcatatcccCTCGATACCATACCCAACACATTCGTATATGATACTTGTTCAATACAGATACGGATACATTTTTGGAGTATACATGCTTTTTGAATAGAAACAATGGCGCCATCATCATCGTTTTTCTGTTTTCATCAGAACCATGATTTTATGTATGCACGATTTACACAGCTTTTCTTTAACGATATCCGTATGATCCAAATCAATGCAAGGACCCCACCTGACATAACTTGCGCTCTACGCGAGTGCCCATGTAGCGGCAGAGCACAGAAGCATTACCAGAAAGGCAGTATTAGATagtatagtgtttttttttaatgttttatatttaaaaatatattaaaataatatttttttattttttaaaatttatttttcacattctcATATctcaatattctaaaaatatatataaaaattatttttaaataattatattttataaaacataatttatccTAGTTTTCAAACTGtattaaaaacctaaaaaaaatgttataaagctacacatatctctccctcaaagttatttatttttatgttttaaaaatattttttaaaaaattatatattatttttattttaaattaatgatttttgataattttaatatattaatattaaaaataatttttaaaaataaaaataatttaataattttttaaataaaaaatattttaaaaaacaataattcctGCATTTCCAAAACATCCGTAAGTCACATCACCTAACTGCCAGCCCACAAATTGCGCGTGTGCCTGATCTGTTTTTCTTCACCGTTCACACGACAACCTGGTCGACCCATATCCAGTCAACCGGCGCCGTAATTGCGTTCCAAACCTGAAAGCCCATCAATTACCGAACTGTTCCCCAACCCGAGGCTAACTCCaaacctataaaaataaaaatatcgcATGGGACCAAGTAAGCTGGCTGGAatcttcttatattttaataacaagCTTCTTTCTCTCTGTTTGCCCGGTTCAGTCCTCTAATTCTTCTATATTCAGTATAAGTCcctgtatttttaattataccTATTATACTCTTAAACAATATAGAATTTTCCAATATACTTTTCTCAAGTTTTTTCTAtccatattaatataattgtatttttttatttttaatattttctttagacatacaagaatataattttattttttcacaaaaatattgaattttttatatttttaaaactcaatggccaagtaatttttatttctaaaatattttgagaattttttatataatatttaagggaaatcttgaaataaaagtataattttgtcaattagataaaaaaaattgtctaaaTAATAAAGACAAGATATTCACTAAATTATACAAGGACAAATTCAAGTTAATTGGCCaattagttttgaaattttttattttttaaaatattttaagaaatttttatataatatcttaAGGGCAATTTtgaaaccttttgttttttaaataagggtataatagatataattaaaaatacaagtgTATGTTAGATActcaataaattatataaggacaaattcaagttaattgactgattaattttttaaaaatttattttttaaaaaattttatataatacttTAAGggtaattttagaataaaaaatacaattttatcaataaaaaatttattaaataaggaCATAATAgatacaattatatatatatatatatatatatatatatcactaaattatataaataaggaCAAACCCAGGTTAATTGGAtgagtaattttaaaatatttattttttaaaatataatatttcaagGGAAGTTttggaataaaattataattttgtcaatttagataaaaaaattgattaaataaggACATAatatatacaattaaaaatatagggaTATACTAGATACTCACCAAATAATATAAGGACAAATTCCGGCTAACTACCATCTAACTTTATTATGCAGAGAATTTCACTAGAGCAAGCCGGTCTACTTCAGTTgcactcaaaaaagaaaatccaggCACCGATATTTTCTCTCTAGTGATtgaggtttttttgtttttggttaattttgctTTGAATTTAAGGATTTTCGTGCGGAGATCTTGTGAGATGGTTCTTGTAGCTGTTCAAATTTTGAGCTCAAGGAAGTGTGGATTAGGTCTGTTTGGTTGCTAGCAAAATTCGGTGCAGAATCTCCAGGTTCTTCTCTATGTGTCTTGCTAGGTTTTGTGTTTGCGTAGTCTTTTAGGTTAATCTAATTTTTCTGTTTTAGGAAATTAAGGCAAAGATTATGTGTCAAACTTCGTTTTTTCCTGTAACAAGTTGTGATGCATTGAATTTGAAGCAACGATTCTATTCTTGCAGAAAGGAGTAGTGATCGGTTGTTTTATTGAAGAGACATGGCGCAGCAGAGTAACTGGGAAGCAGATAAGATGTATGTGATGGTTtataagtatttgttttttgtttttttttttgctgatatATGTTATTTTGTTGGTATAGGCTTGATGTATATATTCATGATTATTTGCTGAAGAGAAAATTGCATAATTCTGCGAAAGCTTTTATGGCGGAAGGGAAGGTTGCCACTGATCCAGTAGGTAATGTTGTTTAGCTAATTAATTGCAGTAATTTTAACAAATTGTTGATACTTTATATACCCTCAAAGAACAATATGCTGTTTTGTTGTTGActgattcttattttgtttttaaaatgcaaaaattgcACCGCGCGGTATGTGCTATGGCTGTTGTATTTGCGTAATTTATCTTGCTCTGCCGGTTTTTTGAACTTCTTGTAACTTGAAGTAGACTGAACGGTATGCTTAAGCAGAGGTTGTACAAGgtatttgagtgttttttttgtaGCAATTGATGCACCTGGAGGATTTCTGTTTGAATGGTGGTCTGTCTTCTGGGATATTTTTATAGCAAGGACCAATGAAAAACATTCTGACGCTGCTGCGGCATATATAGAGGTGCCTTCATGTTGTTCAAGTTAGAGTAATTTGAATGGTTTTTTTTGAAGGGTGGGGAAGATGTAACAACTAACCTGAATGTAACTTTCCATCAAAAACAGGCACAACAAAGTAAGACAAGGGAGCAACAACAGATGCAAATGCAGCAATTGCAACTCATGCAGCGTCACAATGCTCAGATGCAGCGAAGGGATCCTAGTCATCCAGCTCTTTCTAGTTCTCTAAATGCTATGAACCCTGAAGGGATGATGGGGCAGCCATCAGCCAGTGTATTGGCTATGAAAATGTATGAAGAACGTATGAAACACCCTCACTCTATGGACTCTGAGACATCACCAGCTCTAATTGATGCCAATAGGCTGTCCCTGCTTAAATCACCAACTGTTCAACAAGGGTAAATgtccttctatttttaaatgcGAATTTCATCTCTAATTTTACAATCACTTGACAAGGTTCAGGTGGGTAATGGATTTCTCTTGTCCTTGCTGATTCAGCCAGCTAGCACAGGGTAATTCTGGGAACATGTCGGCTTTGCAGCAAATCCAGGCTCGAACTCCACTGATAACTGTAATTGCTTGGACTTGACCCTTCACTTACATTTTTGCTACTCAAATTTCTTGTTCCTTTCAAGTATTTCCATTCTACCATGCATTACCTGTTAACATGTTGAATTTTCAGGACATCAAAAGTGAGATTAATTTGGGCCCAACTCAGAAAAGTTTGCCTATGGATCCCTCATCCATCTATGGACAAGCAATTTTGCAATCAAAGTCTGGTCTAGGTGGAGCAGGTAATTTCAAGAAGagattttcatataaaacttTTGTCCTTGTTATTGCAAGTACAATTCACGTTtgcattcatgtttttttcttttgccaaTTATCTTTCATCTCATCATATTGTAAGCTTCTGGGGCATGGTGGAGTGAACTTAAGACCTATATGGCTAGAAATTGAAGATGCTTCACAACATGCCTAATTTGAAATGTCTCAGGATCTCTAGAAACATTGGATGTAGAAGCttaaatgtttaatttatttgttttaacacATGAAATATCATACCTTCCTTCAGGTGTGCAAGCTTGGTAAAACTATTATTGTGTGTCCCCTTGTGGGCCTAGATTGAATAATGCTTACCAGTTTGACAAATAGATGGGAGCGGACCACACCTACTGTGCTATCATAGCAccccacccaaaaaaaaaaaattaaagagagaaaaaaaagatgtcctGAAATACATGTTGAATAAGTTATGTGCTCTGATAAAGGTCATTCAAAACTTTAGATGAAATAACTATTGAGCAAACTGGAAAGATTGCTATTGCATTACTTAAAATGGATTACCTTTACTTCCTTTACTCAGGACTAAATCAAGGTGTTACTGGTCTTCCTCCATTGAAGGGCTGGCCACTAACTGtaagttttcttttgttttcctgtGCTGGATATTCAATTCATCCTTTTATTTGTGTATGTATTTCTGGGTCCTGGAACTTATAGCACACCAAATCCTACAGGGAATCGAGCATTTACGGCCAAGTTTGGGTGGACAAATGCAGAAGCCTAATCTGCAGACTCAAAATCAGTTTCTTTTGGCTTCACAACAACAGCAGGTCTTGGCACAGGCTCAAGCACAAAGCAACCTTGGAAATTCAGCTAACTATGGAGACTTGGATCCACGAAGGCTAAGTCAGTTGCCTAGGAGTAGCTTGAACGCAAAAGATGGCCAATCCACGAGAAATGATGGGTCTATATGTTCTCCAGTTCAATCAAGTTCACCAAAGGTTTAAATGTCTTCTAAGATGAGGAGACTGTCCAACAAAAATAATGCTTCTCCTGAtgttaaatatatcaaataaaactcagcCATTGAATGTTTATCCTGCTTTTATTTCAGAAGATGATGCTTTTGAAACTTATGAAAACATGGTTTTGATATTCTAAGGTCTCAAGAGGAGGGGTCTCTCTctgatttctctctctctctctttgggTGCTTTGGCAAGGAGTTTGCACAATATCTGGACTCTTTTCTAATAGAAGTTCATGAAAGTAACATCACCACTGTTTGACTGTGGAACTGTATGCAAAAAATGTGTTGCAAtggatattttttgtataatcaTGCCAGCATAGTGAGTCCGAGTCTTACAAAGATGTCCTTTTGAATTTCCGCCCCATTTAAATGtatcctaaaatattttatataactgTAATCGACGCTCACAACCCTTTTTCCTAACAACAGTGATTCAAGACTCATTAATCTCCTGTCAGTTCTAAATACCTTCCTATTGTCTCTTGTCCTAACAACAGTGATTCAAGACTCGTTAATCTTCTGTCATTTCTAAATACCTTACCATTGTGTATTTGCTGGTGTTCTGACAGATGAAGATGACCCAGATGCAGCACCCTTCGTCTCAACAGCAGGACCaattgcagcagcagcagcaggttGTAGTTGTTCAGAATTAGTTACAAAGCTCCCTGTATCATCAAATTTATAACTATAAGTGCTATTTATAACTGTACAATACCTCCTTCAATTATATGCTTTTCTAACCATTGAAGTTTGTATTATCTTATTTATAGTCTAATTGCTGGCTGCAGACTAACAGGAAAAGGAAGCAACACTCCTCTTCTGGACCTGCTAACAGCACCTGTACGGGAAATACAGTGGGTCCATCACCCAACTCTCCTCCATCAACTCATACCCCTGGTGATGGAATGCCAACAACCAGTAGTTTTCAGCATGCTAAAAGTGTGCCAAAAAGAACCAGTAGTTTTCAGCATG
Protein-coding sequences here:
- the LOC133691247 gene encoding transcriptional corepressor LEUNIG_HOMOLOG-like isoform X1, whose product is MAQQSNWEADKMLDVYIHDYLLKRKLHNSAKAFMAEGKVATDPVAIDAPGGFLFEWWSVFWDIFIARTNEKHSDAAAAYIEAQQSKTREQQQMQMQQLQLMQRHNAQMQRRDPSHPALSSSLNAMNPEGMMGQPSASVLAMKMYEERMKHPHSMDSETSPALIDANRLSLLKSPTVQQGQLAQGNSGNMSALQQIQARTPLITDIKSEINLGPTQKSLPMDPSSIYGQAILQSKSGLGGAGLNQGVTGLPPLKGWPLTGIEHLRPSLGGQMQKPNLQTQNQFLLASQQQQVLAQAQAQSNLGNSANYGDLDPRRLSQLPRSSLNAKDGQSTRNDGSICSPVQSSSPKMKMTQMQHPSSQQQDQLQQQQQTNRKRKQHSSSGPANSTCTGNTVGPSPNSPPSTHTPGDGMPTTSSFQHAKSVPKRTSSFQHAKSVPKSLMMYGPEGTGSLASSSNILEDMDRFGDIAALDDSMEQFLASDGDGRDLYGTVKQSLSENQKESSKGFTFGEVGCIRTRNSKVTCCHFSSDGKLLASAGHDKKVVLWNMDNLQTENTTEEHKSVITDVRFRPNSSQLATSSVDKSVRLWDANNPSYCLHEYTGHSSPIMSLDFHPKKTDLFCFSDYDNEIRYWNINPFTSVRVSKGGNAQVRFQPRVGRLLAAASEKAVTIFDVETDRQIHSFQGHSEMVNYICWDSNGENLASVSQNLVKIWSMASGECIQELSSNGNQFHSCVFHPSYSTLLVIGGISLLELWNMAENKSMTIPGHENIIAALAQSPVTGMVASASHDSTVKLWK